The following are encoded together in the Mumia sp. Pv4-285 genome:
- a CDS encoding dihydroorotate dehydrogenase electron transfer subunit, with amino-acid sequence MSATQAPGTVVSRTPVGDYHHLVIAAEGIATHTRPGHFVALAIGGVDSGMLLRRAFSIYRTSTTGRHGETVEIVFAAHGKGTRWMADLAPGDPIDVVGPVGRPFALPKEPVSCVLVGGGYGSAPMFSLATALRDRGCAAHLVLGAATTPRLFGLLDANKVGSSVHVTTEDGSTGTRGRVTDVLGDLVDTTDAAVVYACGPMGMLRAVADVAEDNGAWSQCAVEESMACGIGVCMTCVLPVEGEDGIVRMVRSCVDGPVFRGDRVRWDAVGTIPPGTLGGPR; translated from the coding sequence GTGAGCGCGACGCAGGCACCCGGGACGGTCGTCTCGCGTACGCCGGTCGGCGACTACCACCACCTGGTGATCGCCGCCGAGGGCATCGCCACCCACACGCGACCCGGCCACTTCGTGGCGCTGGCGATCGGCGGCGTGGACAGCGGCATGCTGCTGCGCCGGGCGTTCTCCATCTACCGCACGTCCACCACCGGGCGGCACGGCGAGACGGTCGAGATCGTGTTCGCCGCGCACGGCAAGGGCACCCGCTGGATGGCCGACCTCGCGCCGGGCGACCCGATCGACGTGGTCGGTCCTGTCGGACGTCCGTTCGCGCTGCCGAAGGAACCCGTCTCCTGCGTGCTCGTCGGCGGTGGCTACGGCTCGGCCCCGATGTTCTCGCTGGCGACCGCCCTGCGTGACCGCGGGTGCGCCGCCCACCTCGTGCTGGGGGCCGCCACCACACCGCGGCTGTTCGGGCTGCTCGACGCGAACAAGGTCGGGTCCAGCGTCCACGTGACCACCGAGGACGGATCGACGGGCACGCGAGGTCGCGTCACCGACGTGCTCGGCGACCTCGTCGACACCACCGACGCCGCGGTCGTCTACGCCTGCGGCCCGATGGGCATGCTGCGCGCCGTGGCCGACGTCGCCGAGGACAACGGCGCCTGGAGCCAGTGCGCGGTCGAGGAGTCGATGGCCTGCGGGATCGGGGTCTGCATGACCTGCGTCCTGCCGGTCGAAGGAGAGGACGGGATCGTCCGGATGGTGCGCAGCTGTGTCGACGGCCCGGTGTTCCGCGGTGACCGCGTGCGGTGGGACGCCGTCGGCACCATCCCGCCCGGCACGCTGGGAGGCCCGCGATGA
- the metK gene encoding methionine adenosyltransferase: MSRLFTSESVTEGHPDKIADQISDSVLDALLAEDPQSRVACETFVTTGLVLVGGEVTTKTYAPIARIARDRILEIGYDSSTKGFDGESCGVQVTIGQQSPDIAQGVDAAYEERAEGSGDPLDGQGAGDQGLMFGFACDETPELMPLPITVAHRLAERLTAVRKDGTVPYLRPDGKTQVTIEYDDNDVPVRIDTVVVSTQHAADIDLEAMLAPDIKKHVVDTVLDGFAIDHSDYRLLVNPTGKFEIGGPMGDAGLTGRKIIVDTYGGYARHGGGAFSGKDPSKVDRSAAYAMRWVAKNIVAAGLARKVEVQVAYAIGKAHPVGFYLDTFGTETVPVEQIRKAVLEVFDLRPAAIVRDLDLKRPIYAKTAAYGHFGRELPEFTWEATDRADVLRAAAGA; encoded by the coding sequence GTGAGCCGCCTGTTCACCTCCGAGTCCGTGACCGAAGGTCACCCGGACAAGATCGCCGACCAGATCAGCGACAGCGTGCTCGACGCGCTCCTCGCCGAGGACCCGCAGTCCCGCGTGGCCTGCGAGACCTTCGTGACGACGGGACTCGTTCTCGTCGGCGGCGAGGTGACCACGAAGACCTACGCTCCCATCGCACGCATCGCCCGTGACCGGATCCTCGAGATCGGCTACGACTCGTCGACCAAGGGGTTCGACGGCGAGTCGTGCGGCGTGCAGGTGACCATCGGTCAGCAGTCGCCCGACATCGCGCAGGGCGTGGACGCCGCCTACGAGGAGCGTGCCGAGGGTTCCGGTGACCCGCTCGACGGCCAGGGTGCCGGCGACCAGGGCCTGATGTTCGGCTTCGCGTGCGACGAGACGCCCGAGCTGATGCCGCTGCCGATCACGGTCGCGCACCGCCTCGCCGAGCGCCTCACGGCGGTGCGCAAGGACGGCACCGTCCCCTACCTGCGCCCCGACGGCAAGACCCAGGTCACCATCGAGTACGACGACAACGACGTGCCGGTCCGCATCGACACCGTCGTGGTGTCCACCCAGCACGCCGCCGACATCGACCTCGAGGCGATGCTCGCTCCCGACATCAAGAAGCACGTCGTCGACACGGTCCTCGACGGCTTCGCGATCGACCACTCCGACTACCGGCTGCTGGTCAACCCGACCGGCAAGTTCGAGATCGGCGGCCCGATGGGCGACGCCGGCCTGACCGGTCGCAAGATCATCGTCGACACCTACGGCGGCTACGCCCGCCACGGCGGCGGCGCGTTCTCCGGCAAGGACCCGAGCAAGGTCGACCGCTCCGCCGCGTACGCGATGCGGTGGGTCGCCAAGAACATCGTCGCCGCAGGCCTCGCCCGCAAGGTCGAGGTCCAGGTCGCCTACGCGATCGGCAAGGCCCACCCGGTCGGGTTCTACCTCGACACCTTCGGCACCGAGACGGTTCCCGTCGAGCAGATCCGCAAGGCCGTGCTCGAGGTCTTCGACCTCCGCCCCGCCGCGATCGTGCGAGACCTCGATCTCAAGCGCCCGATCTACGCGAAGACTGCCGCGTACGGTCACTTCGGTCGCGAGCTCCCGGAGTTCACCTGGGAGGCCACCGACCGCGCCGACGTGCTTCGTGCGGCTGCAGGGGCCTGA
- the rpoZ gene encoding DNA-directed RNA polymerase subunit omega — translation MSGTQAAPEGITYPPIDDLLSKVGSKYELVLVSAKRARQINAYYAQLGEGLLEYVGPLLDTHVQEKPLSIALREIDGGLLQTEAEPATEGQDTEQA, via the coding sequence GTGTCCGGCACCCAGGCTGCCCCTGAAGGCATCACCTACCCGCCCATCGACGACCTGCTCAGCAAGGTCGGCTCGAAGTACGAGCTCGTCCTGGTGAGCGCCAAGCGCGCCCGCCAGATCAACGCGTACTACGCCCAGCTCGGCGAGGGCCTGCTCGAGTACGTCGGTCCTCTCCTCGACACCCACGTCCAGGAGAAGCCCCTCTCGATCGCTCTCCGCGAGATCGACGGCGGTCTGCTCCAGACCGAGGCCGAGCCCGCCACCGAGGGCCAGGACACCGAGCAGGCCTGA
- the gmk gene encoding guanylate kinase → MTPADGPAPRRLVVLAGPTAVGKGTVAAGVRAEHPDIWISVSATTRPPRPGEVDGVHYHFVSPEEFDRLVAEGQMLEWAVVHGSNRYGTPRQPVVDHLNAGIPALLEIDLQGARQVREAMPEALFVFLKPPSWDELVSRLVGRGTEDEAERARRLATAEVELAAEDEFDVTIVNAEVRQACHELVALIENPPDVVRGTPTTLL, encoded by the coding sequence ATGACACCCGCGGACGGTCCGGCGCCACGCCGGCTCGTCGTCCTCGCCGGCCCGACCGCGGTCGGCAAGGGCACGGTCGCCGCAGGAGTGCGGGCCGAGCACCCCGACATCTGGATCTCGGTGTCGGCGACGACACGCCCGCCGCGTCCGGGAGAGGTGGACGGCGTCCACTACCACTTCGTGTCGCCGGAGGAGTTCGACCGGCTGGTCGCCGAGGGGCAGATGCTCGAGTGGGCGGTCGTGCACGGCAGCAACCGCTACGGGACGCCGCGGCAGCCCGTCGTCGACCACCTGAACGCCGGCATCCCCGCCCTCCTGGAGATCGACCTCCAGGGCGCCCGCCAGGTGCGGGAGGCGATGCCCGAGGCCCTGTTCGTCTTCCTGAAGCCGCCGTCGTGGGACGAGCTCGTCAGCCGGCTGGTCGGTCGCGGGACGGAGGACGAGGCCGAGCGTGCCCGCCGGCTCGCCACCGCGGAGGTCGAGCTGGCGGCCGAGGACGAGTTCGACGTCACCATCGTGAACGCCGAGGTCCGTCAGGCGTGTCACGAGTTGGTAGCATTGATCGAGAATCCCCCGGACGTCGTCCGGGGCACACCCACCACTCTCTTGTGA
- the carB gene encoding carbamoyl-phosphate synthase large subunit, whose product MARRDDISSVLVIGSGPIVIGQACEFDYSGTQACRVLRDEGLRVVLVNSNPATIMTDPEFADATYVEPITPEFVERVIARERPDALLATLGGQTALNTAMALDAAGVLEKYGVELIGASVEAIEKGENRESFKAIVEKLPEEWGAEVARSAICHSMRDCLEAVGDLGYPVVVRPSYTMGGVGSGIARDETELHRIAGAGLAASPTTEVLLEESILGWKEYELEVMRDKADNVVIVCSIENLDPMGVHTGDSITVAPAMTLTDREYQRLRDIAIGVIREVGVDTGGCNIQFAVDPTDGRIIVIEMNPRVSRSSALASKATGFPIAKIAAKLAIGYTLDEIPNDITRETPASFEPTLDYVVVKVPRFAFEKFPSADQRLTTHMKSVGEAMAIGRNFTEALQKALRSLERPNAAFDWHREWVDLDKDALLAEIAVPHDGRLKKVMDAMRAGASLEELFDATKIDPWFLDQLALINEIAAEVTAADELTPGLLRKAKRHGFSDEQLGKIRGMSADVVRGVRHALGIRPVYKTVDTCAAEFAARTPYHYSSYDEETEVEPRERPAVLILGSGPNRIGQGIEFDYSCVHASLALSEAGYETVMVNCNPETVSTDYDTSDRLYFEPLTLEDVLEVIHAERQAGPVVGVVVQLGGQTPLGLAAALEREGVPIVGTSPAAIDLAEHRGAFGRVLADANLPAPKHGTATSFPGAKKVADEIGYPVLVRPSYVLGGRGMEIVYDEGALADYIERATEISPEHPVLVDRFLDDAVEIDVDALFDGTDLYLGGVMEHIEEAGIHSGDSSCALPPITLGAEDLAKIRVSTRAIAEGVGVRGLINIQFALSSDVLYVLEANPRASRTVPFVSKATGVPLAKAAARLMLGESIAELRAAGVLPAEGDGADLGPDAPSAVKEAVMPFNRFRTLEGKTVDTLLGPEMRSTGEVMGIDALFGTAFAKAQAGAQEGLPTSGKVFVSVANRDKRHMIFPIKRLADLGFEIVATSGTAEVLRRNGVTATVVRKLSESAAGGRELIEMISTGEVRLVVNTPHGSTSGGSPRVDGYEIRTAAISAGVPCITTVQGLAAAVQGIEAAREGGVGVRSLQEWAADVRMGGGA is encoded by the coding sequence ATGGCCCGCCGCGACGACATCTCCTCCGTGCTGGTCATCGGGTCCGGCCCGATCGTGATCGGCCAGGCCTGCGAGTTCGACTACTCGGGCACCCAGGCGTGCCGCGTCCTGCGCGACGAGGGCCTGCGGGTGGTGCTGGTGAACTCCAACCCGGCCACGATCATGACCGACCCGGAGTTCGCCGACGCCACGTACGTCGAGCCGATCACGCCCGAGTTCGTCGAGCGCGTGATCGCGCGGGAGCGGCCCGACGCGCTGCTCGCCACGCTCGGCGGCCAGACCGCCCTGAACACCGCGATGGCGCTCGACGCCGCGGGCGTGCTCGAGAAGTACGGCGTCGAGCTGATCGGCGCGTCGGTCGAGGCGATCGAGAAGGGCGAGAACCGCGAGTCGTTCAAGGCGATCGTCGAGAAGCTCCCCGAGGAGTGGGGCGCGGAGGTCGCGCGCTCGGCCATCTGCCACTCGATGCGCGACTGCCTCGAGGCCGTCGGCGACCTCGGCTACCCGGTCGTGGTTCGTCCCTCGTACACGATGGGCGGCGTCGGCTCCGGCATCGCCCGCGACGAGACCGAGCTCCACCGCATCGCCGGCGCCGGCCTCGCCGCCAGCCCGACCACCGAGGTGCTCCTGGAGGAGTCGATCCTCGGCTGGAAGGAGTACGAGCTGGAGGTGATGCGCGACAAGGCCGACAACGTCGTCATCGTCTGCTCGATCGAGAACCTCGACCCCATGGGCGTCCACACCGGCGACTCGATCACGGTCGCACCGGCGATGACCCTCACCGACCGCGAGTACCAGCGCCTGCGCGACATCGCGATCGGCGTGATCCGTGAGGTCGGCGTCGACACCGGCGGGTGCAACATCCAGTTCGCGGTCGATCCGACCGACGGCCGCATCATCGTGATCGAGATGAACCCGCGGGTGTCGCGCTCGAGCGCCCTCGCCTCGAAGGCGACGGGCTTCCCGATCGCCAAGATCGCCGCGAAGCTCGCGATCGGCTACACGCTCGACGAGATCCCCAACGACATCACCCGGGAGACGCCGGCGAGCTTCGAGCCGACGCTCGACTACGTCGTGGTGAAGGTCCCGCGCTTCGCGTTCGAGAAGTTCCCGTCCGCCGACCAGCGCCTGACCACGCACATGAAGTCGGTCGGCGAGGCGATGGCGATCGGCCGCAACTTCACCGAGGCCCTCCAGAAGGCGCTGCGCTCGCTCGAGCGACCCAACGCCGCCTTCGACTGGCACCGCGAGTGGGTCGACCTCGACAAGGACGCCCTCCTGGCCGAGATCGCCGTCCCGCACGACGGACGCCTCAAGAAGGTCATGGACGCGATGCGCGCCGGGGCGAGCCTCGAGGAGCTGTTCGACGCGACCAAGATCGACCCGTGGTTCCTCGACCAGCTCGCGCTGATCAACGAGATCGCCGCCGAGGTCACCGCCGCCGACGAGCTCACGCCGGGGCTGCTGCGCAAGGCGAAGCGTCACGGCTTCTCGGACGAGCAGCTCGGCAAGATCCGGGGGATGAGCGCCGACGTCGTCCGCGGCGTCCGCCACGCCCTCGGCATCCGCCCCGTCTACAAGACGGTCGACACCTGCGCGGCGGAGTTCGCGGCGCGCACCCCGTACCACTACTCCTCGTACGACGAGGAGACCGAGGTCGAGCCGCGCGAGCGCCCGGCGGTGCTGATCCTCGGCTCCGGTCCGAACCGGATCGGACAGGGCATCGAGTTCGACTACTCGTGCGTGCACGCCTCGCTCGCACTGTCCGAGGCCGGCTACGAGACCGTGATGGTCAACTGCAACCCCGAGACCGTCTCGACCGACTACGACACCTCCGACCGCCTCTACTTCGAGCCGCTGACGCTCGAGGACGTGCTCGAGGTCATCCACGCCGAACGGCAGGCCGGCCCCGTGGTGGGGGTCGTCGTCCAGCTCGGCGGCCAGACGCCGCTCGGCCTCGCCGCGGCGCTGGAGCGCGAAGGCGTGCCCATCGTCGGCACGTCGCCCGCCGCGATCGACCTCGCCGAGCACCGGGGCGCCTTCGGACGGGTGCTCGCCGACGCGAACCTCCCCGCGCCCAAGCACGGCACGGCCACGTCGTTCCCGGGCGCCAAGAAGGTCGCCGACGAGATCGGCTACCCCGTCCTGGTGCGTCCCTCGTACGTCCTGGGCGGGCGCGGCATGGAGATCGTGTACGACGAGGGAGCCTTGGCCGACTACATCGAGCGGGCGACCGAGATCTCGCCCGAGCACCCGGTGCTGGTCGACCGGTTCCTCGACGACGCGGTGGAGATCGACGTCGACGCGCTGTTCGACGGCACCGACCTCTATCTCGGTGGCGTCATGGAGCACATCGAGGAGGCGGGGATCCACTCCGGCGACTCCTCGTGCGCGCTTCCGCCGATCACGCTCGGCGCCGAGGACCTCGCGAAGATCCGCGTCTCGACGCGGGCCATCGCCGAGGGGGTCGGGGTCCGCGGGCTGATCAACATCCAGTTCGCGCTGAGCTCGGACGTGCTCTACGTCCTCGAGGCCAACCCGCGTGCGTCGCGGACGGTCCCGTTCGTGTCCAAGGCGACGGGTGTCCCGCTCGCCAAGGCCGCCGCACGCCTGATGCTCGGCGAGTCGATCGCCGAGCTGCGCGCCGCCGGCGTCCTCCCCGCGGAGGGTGACGGGGCCGACCTGGGCCCGGACGCGCCGAGCGCCGTCAAGGAGGCCGTGATGCCGTTCAACCGGTTCCGGACCCTCGAGGGCAAGACGGTCGACACGCTGCTCGGCCCCGAGATGCGCTCGACCGGTGAGGTCATGGGCATCGACGCCCTGTTCGGCACCGCGTTCGCGAAGGCGCAGGCCGGCGCCCAGGAGGGCCTGCCGACGTCGGGCAAGGTGTTCGTGTCGGTCGCCAACCGGGACAAGCGCCACATGATCTTCCCGATCAAGCGTCTGGCCGACCTCGGGTTCGAGATCGTCGCGACGTCCGGCACCGCCGAGGTGCTGCGCCGCAACGGCGTGACGGCGACGGTGGTGCGCAAGCTCAGCGAGTCGGCGGCCGGCGGTCGCGAGCTGATCGAGATGATCTCGACCGGCGAGGTGCGGCTGGTCGTCAACACGCCGCACGGATCCACCTCCGGCGGCAGCCCGCGCGTCGACGGGTACGAGATCCGTACGGCCGCGATCAGCGCCGGGGTCCCGTGCATCACCACCGTGCAAGGCCTCGCCGCAGCGGTTCAAGGGATCGAGGCGGCCCGCGAGGGCGGCGTTGGCGTCCGCTCGCTCCAGGAGTGGGCCGCCGACGTACGGATGGGAGGCGGCGCGTGA
- the coaBC gene encoding bifunctional phosphopantothenoylcysteine decarboxylase/phosphopantothenate--cysteine ligase CoaBC — protein sequence MSTVVLGVGGGIAAYKAAEVLRRFSESGHRVRVVPTAAALKFVGAPTWEALSGQPVSTDVFTAVPEVPHVAIGQSADLVVVAPATADLLAKAAHGLADDLLTNTLLTARCPVVMAPAMHTEMWEHPATQANVATLRSRGVVVLEPAVGRLTGKDTGKGRLPEPADIVEAALTVLERGEARTADLSGLRVLVSAGGTREYLDPVRYLGNRSSGRQGVAIAQAAASRGAKVTLVAANIAVPVPAGVDVVRVETTAELYDAMLERSGASDAVVMAAAPADFRPATVATAKIKKDDAGTVPDITLVQNPDILRALVDERQDRRSPLIVGFAAETGDDTASVLDHARAKLARKGCDLLVVNDVSGGKAFDRPENEVVVLGDDGTATHVPLGAKLTIAHAIWDSIAQRVDKA from the coding sequence ATGAGCACGGTCGTCCTGGGCGTAGGCGGAGGCATCGCCGCCTACAAGGCCGCGGAGGTCCTGCGCCGCTTCAGCGAGTCCGGCCACCGCGTGCGCGTGGTCCCGACCGCGGCGGCGCTCAAGTTCGTCGGCGCGCCGACGTGGGAGGCGCTGTCCGGCCAGCCGGTCAGCACGGACGTGTTCACAGCGGTGCCGGAGGTGCCGCACGTCGCGATCGGGCAGAGCGCCGACCTCGTCGTCGTCGCCCCGGCCACCGCCGACCTCCTGGCGAAGGCGGCTCACGGCCTCGCCGACGACCTGCTCACCAACACGCTGCTCACCGCTCGCTGTCCCGTCGTGATGGCACCGGCGATGCACACCGAGATGTGGGAGCACCCTGCGACCCAGGCCAACGTCGCGACGTTGCGGTCGCGGGGTGTCGTCGTACTCGAGCCGGCTGTCGGCCGGCTGACCGGCAAGGACACGGGCAAGGGACGCCTCCCTGAGCCGGCCGACATCGTCGAGGCCGCGCTCACCGTCCTCGAGCGCGGTGAGGCCCGCACCGCCGATCTATCGGGCCTGCGGGTCCTCGTCAGCGCAGGCGGCACCCGTGAGTACCTCGACCCGGTCCGCTACCTCGGCAACCGCTCGTCCGGACGCCAGGGTGTCGCGATCGCGCAGGCCGCCGCGTCCCGTGGCGCCAAGGTGACGCTCGTCGCCGCCAACATCGCCGTACCCGTCCCTGCAGGAGTGGACGTCGTGCGTGTGGAGACCACCGCCGAGCTGTACGACGCCATGCTCGAGCGCAGCGGTGCCTCCGACGCCGTGGTCATGGCCGCCGCTCCCGCCGACTTCCGGCCGGCGACGGTGGCGACCGCGAAGATCAAGAAGGACGACGCCGGGACCGTTCCGGACATCACGCTCGTCCAGAACCCGGACATCCTCCGGGCGCTGGTCGACGAACGTCAGGACCGCCGTTCGCCGCTGATCGTCGGGTTCGCGGCCGAGACCGGCGACGACACCGCGAGCGTCCTGGACCACGCGCGAGCCAAGCTCGCGCGCAAGGGCTGCGACCTCCTCGTGGTCAACGACGTCAGCGGCGGCAAGGCGTTCGACCGGCCCGAGAACGAGGTCGTCGTCCTTGGTGACGACGGGACGGCGACCCACGTCCCGCTCGGCGCCAAGCTCACCATCGCGCACGCGATCTGGGATTCGATCGCTCAGCGTGTGGACAAGGCCTGA
- the pyrF gene encoding orotidine-5'-phosphate decarboxylase, with protein MAPFGERLSAAVSTYGPLCAGIDPHASLLADWGLTDDAAGLATFASTVIEALAGEVAVVKPQSAFFERHGAAGVAVLERTIQDARAAGLLVLLDVKRGDIGSTAAAYADAYLDAASPMQVDAVTVSPYLGFGSLDPFLTAAERNGGGVFVLALTSNPEGPEVQHARIGERTVAGAMLDHLRERNAGATPQGSYGAVVGATVGELTEDVAINGPLLIPGLGAQGGTVADLRRLFGPVWDHVLPASSRGILSAGPDVSALRKAVRAVRDELG; from the coding sequence GTGGCACCATTCGGAGAACGCCTCAGCGCGGCGGTCAGCACCTACGGCCCGCTGTGCGCCGGCATCGACCCGCACGCCTCGCTGCTGGCGGACTGGGGCCTGACCGACGACGCCGCGGGTCTCGCGACCTTCGCGTCGACCGTCATCGAGGCGCTCGCCGGTGAGGTCGCCGTGGTCAAGCCGCAGTCGGCGTTCTTCGAGCGCCACGGCGCCGCCGGCGTCGCGGTCCTCGAGCGCACGATCCAGGACGCGCGCGCCGCGGGGCTGCTGGTGCTGCTCGACGTCAAGCGCGGCGACATCGGCTCGACCGCGGCCGCGTACGCCGACGCCTACCTCGACGCGGCCTCGCCGATGCAGGTCGACGCGGTGACCGTCAGCCCCTACCTCGGCTTCGGCTCCCTCGACCCGTTCCTGACCGCGGCCGAGCGCAACGGGGGAGGGGTCTTCGTCCTCGCCCTCACCTCCAACCCCGAGGGCCCGGAGGTCCAGCACGCCCGGATCGGCGAGCGGACGGTCGCGGGCGCCATGCTCGACCACCTGCGCGAGCGGAACGCGGGCGCGACGCCGCAGGGGTCGTACGGCGCCGTCGTCGGGGCCACGGTGGGGGAGCTGACCGAGGACGTCGCGATCAACGGGCCGTTGCTGATCCCGGGACTCGGCGCCCAGGGCGGTACGGTCGCCGACCTGCGCCGTCTCTTCGGACCGGTCTGGGACCACGTCCTGCCGGCCAGCTCCCGGGGCATCCTGTCCGCTGGGCCGGACGTCTCAGCGCTGCGCAAGGCCGTCCGCGCGGTGCGCGACGAGCTCGGCTGA
- a CDS encoding dihydroorotate dehydrogenase → MSTAAADFGGPISPAEVDLSVDLCGVTLPNPVMTASGCAAAGRELDQFFDVAELGAIVTKSIMLNPRSGRPTPRMAETPSGMLNSIGLQGPGIDAFLARDLPWLVQRGARAVVSIAGDKPADYVELARRVGQAPGVAAIEVNISCPNVENRGLVFACDPESSYRVIEECRPHIPDGIPVFAKLTPDVTDIAAIAGAVSDAGADGVTVINTLLGLAMDPDTLRPRLGGVTGGLSGPAVRPVAVRAVWQIRKAMPDLPILGVGGIRTGFDALEFILAGADAVQVGTVIFNDPGAPMRVVRELCDELAVRGIRSLDAVRNAAHG, encoded by the coding sequence ATGAGCACTGCAGCCGCCGACTTCGGAGGCCCGATCTCACCTGCCGAGGTCGACCTGTCCGTCGACCTGTGCGGCGTCACCCTCCCCAACCCGGTGATGACAGCGTCGGGGTGCGCGGCCGCCGGGCGCGAGCTCGACCAGTTCTTCGACGTCGCCGAGCTCGGCGCGATCGTCACGAAATCGATCATGCTCAACCCCCGCTCGGGGCGGCCGACCCCGCGCATGGCGGAGACCCCCTCCGGGATGCTCAACTCGATCGGCCTCCAGGGGCCCGGCATCGACGCGTTCCTCGCGCGGGACCTCCCGTGGCTCGTGCAGCGCGGTGCCCGTGCGGTCGTCTCCATCGCGGGGGACAAGCCGGCCGACTACGTCGAGCTGGCCCGCCGCGTCGGTCAAGCGCCCGGGGTCGCGGCGATCGAGGTCAACATCTCGTGCCCGAACGTCGAGAACCGCGGCCTGGTGTTCGCCTGCGACCCCGAGTCGTCGTACCGCGTGATCGAGGAGTGCCGCCCGCACATCCCCGACGGCATCCCGGTCTTCGCGAAGCTGACGCCCGACGTCACCGACATCGCCGCGATCGCCGGTGCGGTCTCCGACGCCGGCGCCGATGGCGTGACCGTCATCAACACGCTCCTCGGGCTCGCCATGGACCCCGACACCCTGCGCCCCCGTCTCGGCGGCGTCACCGGTGGCCTCAGCGGCCCGGCGGTGCGGCCGGTCGCCGTCCGCGCGGTCTGGCAGATCCGCAAGGCGATGCCGGACCTGCCGATCCTCGGCGTCGGCGGCATCCGGACGGGCTTCGACGCGCTCGAGTTCATCCTGGCCGGCGCGGACGCCGTGCAGGTCGGGACCGTCATCTTCAACGACCCGGGCGCGCCGATGCGCGTCGTTCGCGAGCTCTGCGACGAGCTCGCCGTACGCGGCATCCGGTCGCTCGACGCCGTCAGGAACGCAGCACATGGCTGA
- the mihF gene encoding integration host factor, actinobacterial type produces the protein MALPPLTPEQRQAALEKAAAARRERAEIKNRLKRSGASLSEVLEEGQTNDVVGKMKVYDLLQAMPGLGKIRARQLMERIGIAESRRVRGLGVKQIAALEHEFANRG, from the coding sequence TTGGCTCTTCCTCCGCTCACCCCTGAACAGCGCCAGGCCGCGCTGGAGAAGGCTGCGGCCGCGCGCCGGGAGCGCGCTGAGATCAAGAACCGCCTGAAGCGCTCCGGTGCTTCCCTGTCGGAGGTTCTCGAGGAGGGCCAGACCAATGACGTCGTCGGCAAGATGAAGGTCTACGACCTCCTCCAGGCGATGCCGGGGCTCGGCAAGATCCGCGCCCGCCAGCTGATGGAGCGCATCGGCATCGCCGAGTCGCGGCGCGTCCGCGGCCTCGGGGTCAAGCAGATCGCGGCGTTGGAGCACGAGTTCGCCAACCGTGGCTGA